The Coffea arabica cultivar ET-39 chromosome 1e, Coffea Arabica ET-39 HiFi, whole genome shotgun sequence genome has a window encoding:
- the LOC140016982 gene encoding uncharacterized protein, with protein sequence MLYTVRDVKAIVESIIGFPLYDLSLIYDGKKLNDSKINICLPVMKPVALKVKKSDTDDQNPGSVGIQQNTNLHFFVQNLLSTRLFIKRASDQKVLQIDAEASDTIHNGGGVKSDKRELLKREVKSLYTVRDVKAIVESIVGFPVNEQSLMCDGQQLDDSKVLSSYHIAAESILKMLVQNI encoded by the exons ATGTTGTACACTGTTCGTGATGTTAAAGCAATCGTGGAGAGCATCATTGGCTTCCCTCTTTATGATCTGAGCCTAATTTATGATGGCAAAAAACTTAATGATTCAAAG ATAAATATATGCTTGCCTGTTATGAAACCGGTTGCTTTGAAAGTGAAGAAATCAGATACA GATGATCAAAATCCGGGCTCAGTTGGGATTCAGCAGAATACTAATCTCcatttttttgttcaaaatttgctGTCAACGAGACTGTTTATCAAGAGAGCATCTGATCAGAAAGTCCTCCAGATTGATGCAGAGGCTTCTGATACCATCCACAAT GGAGGTGGAGTAAAAAGTGACAAAAGAG aGTTGTTGAAGAGGGAAGTCAAGTCGTTGTACACTGTTCGCGATGTTAAAGCAATCGTGGAGAGCATCGTTGGCTTCCCTGTGAATGAGCAGAGCCTAATGTGTGATGGACAACAACTTGATGATTCAAAGGTCCTATCTTCTTATCATATTGCTGCAGAATCCATCTTAAAGATGTTAGTGCAGAATATTTAG
- the LOC140016975 gene encoding uncharacterized protein, whose protein sequence is MIKTPKGEHYYGRDYSNRHATSTYLSNKFQAKVRDDPGYSIPGIVNETRRLFILDISQKIAARTKQKALEALRGNDMEQYHRLWDYRIYYGLGALKNGFLEGYRPIIGLDGCFLKSPFGGQLLTALGRDANENMFPISFAVVEVENYDSWSWFLWELISQIGRGNKGVAYIFISDRQKGLVHAIEELFLESEHRFYLKHMFENFKQRFKNQDLRNMFWEVAVATSMPEHETAIANLARADP, encoded by the exons ATGATCAAAACTCCTAAGGGAGAGCACTATTATGGCAGGGATTACAGCAATCGACATGCCACTTCAACATATCTGAGTAATAAATTTCAAGCTAAAGTGAGGGATGATCCTGGATATAGTATTCCTGGCATAGTGAATGAGACAAGAAGATTATTTATACTAGACATTAGTCAAAAAATAGCTGCCAGAACAAAGCAAAAAGCATTAGAGGCACTTAGGGGCAATGACATGGAGCAATACCACAGACTTTGGGATTAT AGGATATATTATGGTTTAGGTGCTTTGAAAAATGGTTTCCTAGAAGGATATAGACCTATCATAGGACTAGATGGCTGCTTCCTCAAGAGTCCCTTTGGAGGTCAGCTGCTTACAGCCTTGGGTAGGGATGCCAATGAAAATATGTTCCCTATTTCCTTTGCTGTTGTTGAGGTAGAGAATTACGATAGTTGGAGTTGGTTTTTGTGGGAATTAATCAGCCAAATTGGAAGAGGAAACAAAGGAGTGGCTTACATTTTCATTTCAGATAGGCAAAAGGGTCTTGTCCATGCAATTGAAGAACTGTTTCTTGAATCAGAGCACAGATTCTATTTGAAACATATGTTCGAGAACTTCAAACAAAGATTCAAGAATCAAGACCTTAGAAACATGTTTTGGGAAGTTGCTGTAGCAACAAGCATGCCAGAGCATGAAACTGCCATAGCAAATCTTGCGAGGGCTGACCCATAG
- the LOC140016986 gene encoding uncharacterized protein, with protein sequence MGPDLLEKIKGIIVDSGGDANIDPKVWAAGFTAALLKKYNSSSYPSVVAVGRNQLESGVDTSKLREKEPLSVKTLLLSAFEKLFSYLLNLNDVKQQLTKIISVLSKNRPSCPHLYLYSTANKVIPFSSVESFVEEQKRSGKNVWAFNFGASPHVDHYRTFPSVYTSELERFLNECLVIVKKL encoded by the exons ATGGG GCCAGATTTATTGGAGAAAATCAAGGGAATTATTGTTGATTCAGGAGGTGACGCTAATATAGATCCCAAGGTCTGGGCTGCTGGATTTACTGCAGCCCTGCTAAAGAAATACAATTCATCATCTTATCCATCAGTTGTAGCTGTAGGAAGaaatcaattggaaagtggagtTGATACCTCAAAGTTGCGAGAAAAGGAGCCCCTGTCCGTTAAAACCTTACTTTTGTCAGCATTTGAGAAGCTCTTCTCTTATCTCCTAAACTTGAACGACGTCAAACAGCAGTTGACAAAGATAATCTCTGTCCTTTCAAAAAACCGGCCTTCTTGCCCACATCTTTATCTGTATAGTACAGCTAATAAGGTCATTCCATTCTCATCAGTTGAGTCATTTGTTGAAGAACAGAAGAGAAGTGGGAAAAATGTGTGGGCATTCAACTTTGGTGCATCACCTCATGTTGACCATTATCGGACTTTTCCCAGTGTATATACATCAGAGCTTGAGAGGTTTTTGAACGAGTGTCTGGTCATAGTGAAGAAGTTATAA